The Papaver somniferum cultivar HN1 chromosome 3, ASM357369v1, whole genome shotgun sequence genome includes a region encoding these proteins:
- the LOC113359174 gene encoding basic 7S globulin 2-like, which produces MASFLGVRVQSLLVFLTFIFLSLSSPSNSQRTTSFRPKTLVLPITKDASTLQYVTHINQRTPLIPVKVVVNLGGQYLWVDCEQGYASSTYRPARCGSAQCSQAMKTLGCGTCSSTPRPGCNNNTCNLFPDNPITQGASINEVASDVVSVQSTDGSNLSSQKRERASRISFKSAILRSQKKFVSGTRS; this is translated from the coding sequence ATGGCTTCATTTCTTGGAGTTCGAGTTCAATCATTACTTGTTTTCTTAACgtttatatttttatccctttcttCTCCGTCGAACTCACAGCGTACTACTTCATTCAGACCCAAAACACTTGTACTTCCAATTACTAAAGATGCATCCACTCTTCAATATGTAACCCATATCAACCAAAGAACACCTCTAATACCTGTAAAAGTTGTCGTCAATCTTGGCGGTCAATACTTATGGGTAGATTGTGAACAAGGTTATGCATCATCAACCTACCGACCTGCTCGTTGTGGTTCAGCACAATGCTCGCAAGCGATGAAAACGCTTGGTTGTGGAACATGCTCCTCCACGCCTAGACCAGGATGTAATAACAACACTTGTAATCTTTTCCCTGATAATCCCATTACCCAAGGGGCTTCAATTAATGAAGTCGCTTCAGATGTTGTGTCTGTTCAGTCGACAGACGGTTCAAACCTTAGTAGCCAGAAACGTGAAAGGGCTTCACGAATCTCCTTCAAATCCGCGATTTTGCGTTCCCAAAAGAAATTCGTATCAGGAACGCGATCTTAA
- the LOC113359175 gene encoding uncharacterized protein LOC113359175, with product MDTSSNSVINLEENDGDQDEELTATPLWKYVQKIDKKTGDKGGGGGQKFICNFGCKVEPYAGSYSRVRQHLIGILPGGKYQGISLCSKVSKEMREILKKEELDARSLYGDSAKVKKLSLPNSSTTQNQQTCTGQSELFESIVNKMFQKHSRDDVDQKIARCLYVNAIPMNVLRSPSWAEMVSAINNAPKGYKSPSYEKARTSLLDKEQMLVKQALNPLVSDWQAHGVSIVSDGWSNVKNTSLINIMAVSDGKAMFLSAHDVSGIEKTGENISAILLKAIEEIGPWNVIQVLTDNAANCKLAGEIIEQKYPHIFWSGCLAHTLNLLMKDIAKSKEPAISFVKETYTKGKDIVKFVRNHSQCLALFKKFSHLEVLKSKKTRFGFHFVVLSRIVEVRASLISMVLSEEWKELKKPANAEEHAKITSIVMDGNFWSNAEKVLRITKPIYIMLRFSDSDKAVIGEAYEQMDTMLGNLQDTLADDIMIRDITQQIVVQRWSKTNIPLHCLAYLLVPKYYTNAWLMKPAPGGVSRKKPNFDQEVQDGYLAAIDKMFLVPEEAAVIRHQISDFVSNGGCFARPQAIADRAKMSAKQWWGLYGGGAPELYNLAMRVLSQSVNSSCAERCWSTYSYIHSVKRNKLGADRAEKLVYVHYNQRLLARQRADYGNLYRNWDVNPEENNIEEAIEVIEARERDAVFDDEANYFTTPTPALIPPSSPTPTPPPPPPPPPPSSQEQETQAQIRVQSARNKHKRQKKSMNEIYSRT from the coding sequence ATGGATACATCTTCAAACTCAGTAATAAATTTAGAAGAGAATGATGGcgaccaagatgaagaattaACCGCAACTCCTCTTTGGAAATACGTTCAAAAGATTGATAAGAAAACTGGAGAtaaaggaggtggtggtggacaGAAGTTCATATGCAATTTCGGTTGCAAAGTGGAACCATATGCAGGATCTTATTCGAGGGTACGTCAACACTTGATTGGTATTTTACCTGGCGGCAAGTATCAAGGTATATCATTATGTTCTAAAGTTTCAAAAGAAATGAGAGAGATTTTAaaaaaagaagaacttgatgcAAGAAGCTTGTACGGTGATAGTGCTAAAGTAAAAAAGCTTTCCTTACCAAATTCTAGTACGACACAAAATCAGCAGACATGTACGGGTCAAAGTGAATTATTTGAGAGTATTGTTAATAAAATGTTTCAGAAGCACAGTAGGGATGATGTTGATCAAAAGATCGCGAGATGCTTATATGTAAATGCAATTCCCATGAATGTTCTTCGGTCTCCATCTTGGGCAGAAATGGTGTCCGCCATTAATAATGCACCAAAAGGCTACAAGTCTCCTTCTTATGAAAAGGCTAGAACTTCTTTATTAGACAAGGAGCAAATGCTGGTAAAGCAAGCCCTAAATCCTTTGGTGAGTGATTGGCAGGCTCATGGAGTTTCAATTGTCTCTGATGGTTGGTCAAATGTGAAAAATACATCATTAATAAATATTATGGCGGTATCAGACGGCAAAGCAATGTTTCTAAGCGCACACGACGTCTCAGGAATAGAGAAAACTGGTGAGAACATTTCTGCGATTCTCTTGAAAGCAATTGAAGAGATTGGGCCTTGGAATGTTATACAAGTCCTCACAGACAATGCGGCAAATTGCAAACTGGCTGGAGAAATCATAGAACAAAAGTATCCCCATATATTTTGGTCGGGTTGTTTAGCACACACCCTAAATTTATTAATGAAGGACATAGCAAAATCCAAGGAACCAGCCATTTCATTTGTGAAAGAAACATATACAAAAGGCAAGGACATTGTGAAGTTCGTGAGGAATCATTCTCAATGTCTTGCTTTATTTAAGAAGTTTTCCCATTTGGAGGTTCTCAAATCAAAGAAGACACGGTTTGGATTTCATTTCGTCGTGTTGTCCCGGATTGTCGAGGTAAGAGCTTCTTTGATTTCcatggtattatcagaagaatgGAAAGAACTTAAGAAACCTGCAAATGCAGAAGAACATGCAAAAATCACCTCAATTGTCATGGATGGGAATTTTTGGAGTAATGCGGAGAAGGTGTTGCGAATAACGAAGCCGATATATATAATGCTTAGATTTTCAGATTCCGATAAGGCCGTTATAGGAGAAGCATATGAGCAAATGGATACGATGCTGGGAAATTTACAAGACACACTTGCAGATGATATAATGATTCGAGATATTACTCAGCAAATTGTGGTCCAGAGATGGAGTAAAACAAATATCCCATTGCACTGTTTAGCTTATTTGCTTGTCCCTAAGTATTACACGAATGCATGGCTAATGAAACCAGCTCCTGGTGGCGTTAGTAGGAAGAAGCCTAACTTCGACCAAGAAGTTCAAGATGGATATCTAGCTGCTATAGATAAGATGTTTCTAGTGCCGGAAGAAGCTGCGGTTATACGACatcaaattagtgattttgtaagTAATGGAGGTTGTTTCGCGCGCCCACAAGCAATAGCGGATAGAGCAAAGATGAGTGCAAAACAGTGGTGGGGTTTATACGGCGGAGGAGCACCAGAGCTTTACAACTTAGCTATGAGAGTGTTGTCTCAAAGTGTTAACTCGTCTTGTGCAGAAAGATGTTGGAGCACATATAGCTACATCCACAGTGTAAAGAGAAACAAATTGGGAGCTGATAGGGCTGAAAAGCTTGTGTATGTTCACTATAATCAACGTCTTCTTGCAAGGCAAAGAGCAGATTATGGGAATCTGTATAGAAATTGGGATGTAAATCCAGAAGAAAACAACATTGAAGAAGCTATTGAAGTAATTGAGGCAAGGGAACGAGACGCTGTATTTGATGATGAAGCAAACTACTTTACAACACCAACACCAGCTCTTATCCCTCCATCCTCCCCTACACcaacacctccacctccacctccacctccacctccaagTTCACAAGAGCAGGAAACACAAGCACAAATTAGAGTTCAGAGTGCCCGTAACAAACACAAGAGGCAAAAAAAATCAATGAATGAGATATATTCTCGAACATGA
- the LOC113361033 gene encoding kunitz trypsin inhibitor 2-like, which translates to MKTTTASLLLNFAFISLATCIQFSAVSAASEAVRDIKGQALRKGVKYYILPVARGRGGGLVLGKKLNGTQCPLEVVQEKREISKGFPLTFTSVNPKAQIIRVSTDLNVKFSASSVCIQSMVWRLADFDESLSKWFIATDGVSGKPGPQTTGNWFKIEKDGVVKNTYKLVHCPGVCNFCKVICKEVGIYIGADRVRRLALINDGERPFRVMFKKA; encoded by the coding sequence ATGAAAACTACTACtgcttctcttcttctaaatTTTGCTTTCATTTCCTTAGCCACATGCATCCAATTTTCTGCGGTTTCGGCTGCATCAGAAGCTGTACGTGACATCAAAGGCCAAGCACTTCGAAAGGGTGTCAAATACTACATACTACCTGTAGCTCGTGGTCGCGGTGGTGGACTTGTATTGGGTAAAAAACTGAATGGGACTCAATGTCCACTTGAAGTAGTTCAAGAAAAACGTGAGATCTCAAAAGGATTTCCATTAACATTTACATCTGTGAATCCAAAGGCACAAATCATCCGTGTTTCGACAGATCTTAATGTGAAGTTCTCTGCTAGTTCTGTATGTATACAATCCATGGTTTGGAGGTTGGCAGATTTTGATGAATCGCTAAGTAAATGGTTTATAGCTACAGATGGAGTCTCAGGCAAGCCAGGTCCTCAAACAACAGGTAATTGGTTTAAGATTGAGAAAGATGGTGTTGTTAAGAATACTTATAAGCTTGTGCACTGTCCTGGCGTTTGTAACTTCTGCAAAGTCATCTGTAAGGAGGTTGGGATTTACATTGGTGCTGATCGAGTTAGACGTTTGGCTTTGATTAATGATGGGGAGAGACCTTTCCGGGTAATGTTTAAAAAAGCATAA
- the LOC113355594 gene encoding cytochrome P450 94A2-like, with amino-acid sequence MAVDLGFLLSWFPYSPYIILPCLTFLIFFYNSKKSTSPSPTDIFPKSYPIIGSVFALLANRDRHNQWAAEVLNVCPTNTYVLRYIGMVIVTTAYPDNVKHILKSNFSNYPKGGELRGILSDFLGDGIFNADGDSWKFQRQISSHEFNSTSLRKFIEEVVKIEISDRLVPVLSMTAEKNTVLDLQDILQRFAFDNICKISFGYDPSYLSLSLEKKTEFAVAFEDGTRIMSERIGHIFHLYWKVKRFLNIGSEKRLKQATATIRESARKIVRQKKNELKEKSSLETTDLLSRFVKDDKLDEDFVIDIVISFILAGQDTSSAALTWFFWLVSCNPQVEKEILKEISQIAEEPGYDDIKDMVYIHASLCESMRLYPPVPYDSKEAAGDDIFPDGTIIKKGDRVSFSIYAMGRMDNLWGLDCNEFKPERWLQKDNATGKLSFVSKDSFAYPVFQAGPRICLGKEMAFLQMKMIVVEVFRRFRVVPAAVDGNDFAPEFNSYLTSKMKGGFPVKIRKRTA; translated from the coding sequence ATGGCGGTAGACCTTGGATTTTTACTCTCATGGTTTCCTTACAGTCCTTACATCATCCTCCCTTGCCTCACGTTCCTTATCTTCTTCTATAACAGTAAGAAGTCTACTTCACCATCTCCGACTGATATATTTCCGAAATCATACCCGATAATCGGTTCTGTGTTCGCTCTTCTTGCAAATAGAGACAGACATAACCAATGGGCAGCTGAGGTTCTTAATGTTTGTCCGACTAACACCTACGTGCTTCGGTACATCGGTATGGTTATTGTAACCACTGCTTATCCTGATAATGTTAAGCACATTCTCAAGTCTAACTTCTCTAACTATCCAAAAGGTGGAGAGCTTAGAGGCATCCTCAGTGATTTCCTAGGAGATGGGATATTCAATGCAGATGGTGATAGCTGGAAGTTTCAGAGACAAATATCAAGTCATGAATTCAACTCTACTTCTCTTCGTAAGTTCATCGAAGAAGTTGTTAAGATCGAGATATCTGACCGGTTAGTTCCTGTTCTCTCGATGACAGCTGAAAAGAACACCGTGCTTGATCTTCAAGATATCCTCCAGAGGTTTGCTTTTGATAATATTTGCAAGATTTCCTTTGGGTATGATCCAAGCTACCTTTCACTGTCGCTCGAAAAGAAAACGGAATTTGCAGTTGCGTTCGAAGACGGTACCAGAATAATGAGTGAACGTATCGGTCATATTTTCCATTTATATTGGAAAGTTAAGCGGTTTCTCAACATAGGATCAGAAAAGAGACTAAAACAAGCCACCGCAACGATCCGGGAATCTGCAAGAAAAATTGTTAGGCAAAAGAAAAACGAACTCAAAGAGAAATCTTCTCTAGAGACTACTGATCTCCTGTCAAGGTTTGTTAAAGACGATAAACTAGACGAAGATTTCGTGATTGATATTGTCATAAGTTTCATTTTAGCAGGACAAGACACGTCTTCAGCGGCCTTGACATGGTTTTTCTGGTTGGTTTCATGCAATCCCCAAGTAGAGAAGGAGATTCTTAAGGAGATAAGCCAAATAGCTGAAGAACCTGGTTATGATGACATCAAGGACATGGTTTACATTCATGCGTCACTTTGTGAGAGCATGAGGTTGTACCCTCCAGTCCCGTACGATAGTAAAGAAGCAGCAGGTGATGACATTTTTCCAGACGGAACTATTATAAAGAAGGGGGATCGAGTATCATTTTCTATTTATGCCATGGGTAGGATGGATAACTTGTGGGGTTTGGATTGCAATGAATTTAAGCCGGAGAGATGGTTACAAAAAGATAACGCGACAGGAAAATTAAGCTTCGTGAGCAAGGATTCTTTTGCGTATCCGGTATTTCAAGCAGGTCCAAGGATTTGCTTGGGTAAAGAGATGGCGTTCTTGCAAATGAAGATGATAGTAGTAGAAGTTTTTCGCCGATTTCGAGTGGTTCCAGCTGCTGTGGACGGGAATGATTTTGCGCCAGAGTTTAATTCGTACTTGACTTCAAAAATGAAAGGTGGCTTCCCCGTTAAGATTCGAAAGAGGACCGCATAA